One Rhipicephalus microplus isolate Deutch F79 chromosome 4, USDA_Rmic, whole genome shotgun sequence genomic window carries:
- the LOC142814462 gene encoding uncharacterized protein LOC142814462 has product MRVRQDELVTANRALSAKNEALEKKVADLEQYSRLNNVEIKGVPVTQNEDCLAIVKTIGNAIGCSVSPSDLDVVHRVATKSKEKNIIARFCCREKKGEFVRRARRARLRTGQIGFSGSTDAAVFVNDHLTVENKRLFSKALALKKEKSWQFLWTDNCQIKARQTSSSKVFILKSENDLRVFN; this is encoded by the coding sequence atGAGGGTGAGGCAGGACGAGCTGGTGACTGCGAACCGCGCACTCTCCGCAAAAAATGAGGCGTTGGAAAAAAAAGTTGCTGATCTAGAACAGTATTCTCGACTGAATAATGTTGAGATAAAGGGTGTTCCGGTCACGCAAAATGAAGATTGCCTTGCAATCGTGAAAACCATTGGCAATGCCATCGGCTGCTCTGTTTCTCCCTCTGACTTGGACGTTGTCCATCGTGTGGCCACAAAGTCTAAGGAGAAGAACATTATCGCTCGCTTTTGTTGCCGCGAGAAGAAAGGCGAGTTTGTTCGTAGGGCTCGCAGAGCCCGTCTACGTACTGGCCAAATTGGCTTTTCTGGTTCCACTGATGCTGCTGTGTTCGTTAATGATCACCTTACTGTCGAGAACAAACGCTTGTTTTCTAAGGCACTAGCTCTTAAGAAGGAGAAGAGCTGGCAGTTTTTATGGACGGACAACTGCCAGATTAAGGCTCGTCAGACTAGCAGCAGCAAAGTGTTCATCTTAAAGTCTGAGAACGACCTTCGGGTTTTCAACTAA